A section of the Saccharomyces paradoxus strain CBS432 chromosome XII sequence genome encodes:
- the GSP1 gene encoding Ran GTPase GSP1 (Ran GTPase~similar to YLR293C), translating to MSAPAANSEVPTFKLVLVGDGGTGKTTFVKRHLTGEFEKKYIATIGVEVHPLSFYTNFGEIKFDVWDTAGQEKFGGLRDGYYINAQCAIIMFDVTSRITYKNVPNWHRDLVRVCENIPIVLCGNKVDVKERKVKAKTITFHRKKNLQYYDISAKSNYNFEKPFLWLARKLAGNPQLEFVASPALAPPEVQVDEQLMQQYQQEMEQATALPLPDEDDADL from the coding sequence ATGTCTGCCCCAGCTGCTAACAGTGAAGTTCCAACTTTCAAATTAGTTCTTGTCGGTGATGGTGGTACCGGTAAGACCACCTTCGTCAAGAGACATTTGACTGGTGAATTCGAAAAGAAGTACATCGCCACCATTGGTGTCGAAGTGCATCCTTTATCCTTTTACACCAACTTCGGTGAAATCAAATTTGACGTCTGGGATACTGCTggtcaagaaaaattcggTGGTCTAAGAGACGGTTACTACATTAACGCCCAATGTGCCATCATCATGTTCGATGTTACTTCCAGAATTACTTACAAGAATGTTCCAAACTGGCACAGAGATTTAGTTCGTGTTTGTGAAAACATCCCAATTGTCTTGTGTGGTAACAAGGTCGATgtcaaagaaagaaaggtTAAGGCCAAGACTATCACTTTCcacagaaagaaaaacttgCAATACTATGATATCTCTGCCAAGTCTAACTACAACTTTGAAAAGCCTTTCTTATGGTTGGCCAGAAAATTGGCTGGTAACCCACAATTAGAGTTTGTTGCTTCTCCAGCTTTGGCCCCACCAGAAGTCCAAGTCGATGAACAATTGATGCAACAATACCAACAAGAAATGGAACAAGCCACTGCCTTGCCATTAcctgatgaagatgatgctGATTTATAA
- the GCD7 gene encoding translation initiation factor eIF2B subunit beta (Beta subunit of the translation initiation factor eIF2B~similar to YLR291C): protein MSSQAFSSVHPNAAASDVNVTIDTFVAKLKRRQVQGSYAIALETLQLLMRFISAARWNHVNDLIEQIRDLGNSLEKAHPTAFSCGNVIRRILAVLRDEVEEDTMSATVTSTSVAEPLISSMFNLLQKPEQPHQNRKNNSGSSNMKTKTDYRQVAIQGIKDLIDEIKNIDEGIQQIAIDLIHDHEILLTPTPDSKTVLKFLITARERSNRTFTVLVTEGFPNNTKNAHEFAKKLAQHNIETLVVPDSAVFALMSRVGKVIIGTKAVFVNGGTISSNSGVSSVCECAREFRTPVFAVAGLYKLSPLYPFDVEKFVEFGGSQRILPRMDPRKRLDTVNQITDYVPPENIDIYITNVGGFNPSFIYRIAWDNYKQVDVHLDKKKV from the coding sequence ATGTCCTCTCAAGCATTCTCCTCAGTTCATCCAAATGCGGCAGCATCCGACGTGAATGTTACTATTGACACCTTTGTTGCCAAATTAAAGAGAAGACAAGTACAAGGTTCGTATGCCATCGCCCTGGAAACTTTACAATTGTTAATGAGATTTATCTCTGCTGCTCGTTGGAACCATGTTAATGACCTTATTGAGCAAATCAGAGATTTAGGTAATAGTCTAGAAAAAGCTCATCCCACTGCTTTCAGTTGCGGTAACGTCATTAGAAGAATACTGGCTGTCTTAAGAGATGAAGTAGAAGAAGACACTATGAGTGCAACTGTCACATCCACATCCGTTGCTGAACCTTTGATTTCATCCATGTTCAATTTATTACAGAAACCTGAGCAACCTCACCAGAATAGGAAAAATAACTCCGGTAGCTCTAATATGAAAACCAAGACTGATTACCGCCAAGTAGCCATTCAGGGTATCAAAGATCTTATagatgaaatcaaaaacatTGACGAAGGTATTCAACAGATTGCTATTGATTTGATTCACGATcatgaaattttattaaCTCCCACACCTGATTCAAAGACTGTGCTAAAATTTCTGATTACTGCTCGCGAACGTAGTAATAGAACATTTACAGTTCTAGTCACAGAGGGGTTCCCTAACAACACAAAAAATGCACATGAATTTGCCAAAAAATTAGCACAACACAACATAGAAACCCTAGTAGTTCCAGACTCAGCAGTTTTTGCTTTGATGTCCCGTGTGGGTAAGGTGATTATCGGCACTAAAGCTGTTTTTGTCAACGGGGGTACTATCTCGTCAAATTCAGGTGTATCATCCGTTTGTGAATGCGCCCGAGAATTCAGAACTCCAGTATTTGCTGTTGCAGGTTTGTATAAACTATCTCCTCTATATCCGTTCGATGTCGAGAAGTTTGTTGAATTTGGGGGGTCCCAGCGTATATTACCTAGGATGGatccaagaaaaagattagATACTGTTAATCAAATTACCGATTATGTCCCGCCTGAGAACATCGATATCTACATTACAAACGTTGGTGGGTTCAATCCAAGTTTCATATATCGTATTGCATGGGATAATTACAAGCAAGTTGATGTGCATTTGGATAAAAAGAAGGTGTGA
- the YHC1 gene encoding Yhc1p (Component of the U1 snRNP complex required for pre-mRNA splicing~similar to YLR298C), which translates to MTRYYCEYCHSYLTHDTLSVRKSHLVGKNHLRITADYYRNKARDISNRHNHKRRHIGKKGRKEGEKSSENERLKVTCLSNKEKRRNLHVKKMNQKELAQTSINTLQSLYDGSPGYSKVFVDANRFDIGDLVKASKLPQRANEKSAQHSLKQTSRSRDETCESNPFPRLTNPKKFEPPKILSQWSNTIPKTSIFYSTDILQTTIKESKKRMHPDGMRKPLSTNVFKRRRYGN; encoded by the coding sequence ATGACGAGATACTATTGTGAATACTGTCATTCGTATTTGACCCATGACACGTTAAGCGTTCGTAAGTCGCATCTGGTTGGTAAGAATCATCTTCGCATAACAGCGGACTATTATAGGAATAAGGCAAGAGACATCTCTAATAGGCATAATCATAAAAGACGCCACATTGGAAAGAAGGGTAGGaaagaaggagaaaaaagtaGTGAAAATGAAAGGCTAAAAGTTACATGCCTTTCAAATAAGGAGAAAAGACGAAACTTGCatgtgaagaaaatgaaccAAAAGGAACTGGCACAAACTTCGATAAATACTTTGCAATCGTTATACGACGGCTCGCCAGGATATTCAAAAGTATTTGTAGATGCCAATAGGTTCGATATAGGAGATCTGGTTAAAGCCAGCAAATTGCCGCAAAGGGCCAACGAAAAATCTGCACAACATTCCCTCAAGCAAACTTCAAGATCCAGAGATGAGACGTGCGAGAGCAATCCATTCCCTAGGCTGACCAATCCAAAGAAGTTCGAGCCCCCAAAGATATTATCACAATGGAGTAACACCATTCCAAAAACTTCTATATTTTACAGCACGGATATATTACAAACCACGATCAAGGAGTCGAAGAAACGGATGCATCCTGACGGCATGCGGAAACCACTGAGTACCAACGTATTTAAAAGGAGGAGGTATGGAAATTAG
- the SEC72 gene encoding Sec63 complex subunit SEC72 (Non-essential subunit of Sec63 complex~similar to YLR292C), which produces MVTLEYNTNSKQITASDAVVAQSTETNIDQINVLTTSLIGETNPNFTPQPNEALSKMIKGLFESGMKNLQQKKLNEALKNVSLAIEMAQRKRAPWEAFAIQLPELHFMLRSKIDLCLILGKHLEALQDLDFLLGTGLIQPDVFVRKADCLLKLKQWEEARATCERGLALAPEDMKLRALLIETARNLAEYNGE; this is translated from the coding sequence ATGGTTACCCTTGAATACAATACAAACAGCAAACAGATTACTGCAAGCGACGCTGTTGTGGCACAATCTACCGAAACTAACATCGATCAAATAAATGTTCTCACTACGTCATTGATAGGAGAAACCAACCCGAATTTTACGCCACAACCAAATGAAGCCCTAAGTAAAATGATCAAAGGTTTATTTGAAAGTGGTATGAAGAACCTGcaacagaaaaaattaaatgaggcattgaaaaatgtttcTTTAGCAATCGAGATGGcacaaaggaaaagagcGCCCTGGGAAGCTTTTGCTATTCAGCTACCAGAGTTACATTTTATGCTTCGTAGCAAAATAGATTTATGTTTGATACTCGGAAAGCATTTAGAGGCATTGCAAGACTTGGATTTCTTACTTGGTACGGGACTTATCCAACCAGACGTATTTGTGAGGAAGGCAGACTGTTTGTTAAAATTGAAGCAGTGGGAAGAGGCTAGAGCAACATGCGAGAGAGGTTTAGCCTTAGCCCCTGAAGATATGAAACTTAGAGCTCTTTTAATAGAAACTGCAAGGAATTTGGCCGAGTATAACGGTGAATAA
- a CDS encoding uncharacterized protein (similar to YLR297W), whose product MVDGDFLDEQSNVALLSSKSMCDGHHSVKSSIGDEIFKLLTKILNSDEKASGDVHTLVSGSTDSSNFYLDNEPLENILAVFIISFIIVVVGVLLLGLIGMIFISFRSNNNNDKKLQFNDEEKQATTENP is encoded by the coding sequence atggtcGATGGTGATTTTCTCGATGAGCAATCAAACGTTGCATTACTAAGCTCCAAATCCATGTGTGATGGGCATCACAGCGTCAAGAGCAGCATAGGGGATGAGATTTTTAAACTACTCACGAAGATTCTAAATTCGGATGAGAAAGCAAGCGGGGATGTACACACGCTCGTTTCAGGGTCTACGgattcatcaaatttttacctCGATAATGAACCACTGGAAAACATACTCGCCGTATTCATAATATCGTTTATTATCGTCGTAGTCGGAGTTTTATTACTTGGGCTGATCGGCATGATATTCATATCATTCCGGtcaaacaataataatgataagaAACTACAATTTaacgatgaagaaaagcaagCGACTACTGAAAACccataa
- the GUF1 gene encoding GTPase GUF1 (Mitochondrial matrix GTPase~similar to YLR289W) — protein MLKFRIKPARQIRYYKRHAYFLRYNHTTAPAQKLQEQIEQIPIENYRNFSIVAHVDHGKSTLSDRLLEITHVIDPSARNKQVLDKLEVERERGITIKAQTCSMFYKDKRTGENYLLHLIDTPGHVDFRGEVSRSYASCGGAILLVDASQGIQAQTVANFYLAFSLGLKLIPVINKVDLNFTDVKQVKDQIVNNFELPEEDIIGVSAKTGLNVKEQLLPAIIDRIPPPTGRSDKPFRALLVDSWYDAYLGAVLLVNIVDGSVRKNDKVICAQTKEKYEVKDIGIMYPDRTPTGTLKTGQVGYLVLGMKDSKEAKIGDTIMHLSKENETEILPGFEEQKPMVFVGAFPADGIEFKAMDDDMSRLVLNDRSVTLERETSNALGQGWRLGFLGSLHASVFRERLEKEYGSKLIITQPTVPYLVEFTDGTKKLITNPDEFPDGATKRVNVAAFHEPFIEAVMTLPQEYLGNVIRLCDSNRGEQIDITYLNTNGQVMLKYYLPLSHLVDDFFGKLKSVSRGFASLDYEDAGYRTSDVVKLQLLVNGNAIDALSRVLHKSEVERVGREWVKKFKEYVKSQLYEVVIQARANNKIIARETIKARRKDVLQKLHASDVSRRKKLLAKQKEGKKHMKTVGNIQINQEAYQAFLRR, from the coding sequence ATGCTAAAATTTAGAATCAAGCCAGCGAGACAAATACGGTATTATAAGCGGCATGCATATTTTTTACGATATAACCATACGACTGCTCCCGCACAGAAATTACAAGAACAGATCGAGCAAATTCCTATAGAGAATTATAGAAACTTTTCTATAGTTGCCCATGTTGACCATGGAAAGTCGACATTAAGCGACAGATTGTTGGAGATAACGCATGTCATCGATCCTAGTGcaagaaataaacaagTGTTGGATAAATTGGAAGtcgaaagagaaagaggtATTACTATAAAGGCACAAACATGTTCAATGTTTTATAAAGATAAGAGGACTGGTGAAAACTATCTTTTACATTTAATTGACACGCCGGGACATGTCGACTTTAGAGGGGAAGTTTCAAGGTCATACGCGTCTTGTGGGGGGGCAATTCTTTTAGTCGATGCGTCACAAGGTATCCAAGCACAAACAGTCGctaatttttatttagcCTTCAGTTTAGGATTGAAGTTGATTCCAGTCATAAATAAAGTTGACCTTAATTTTACAGATGTCAAACAGGTAAAGGATCAGATAGTTAATAACTTTGAGCTCCCTGAGGAAGATATAATAGGAGTCAGCGCCAAAACAGGTTTAAATGTAAAAGAACAGCTATTACCTGCTATAATTGATCGTATTCCACCACCGACTGGGAGGTCTGATAAACCCTTCAGAGCGTTATTAGTAGACTCTTGGTACGATGCATACTTAGGAGCGGTTCTTCTGGTAAATATTGTCGACGGTTCTGTACGTAAAAATGACAAAGTTATTTGTGCTCagacaaaagaaaaatatgaagTAAAAGATATTGGAATCATGTATCCTGATAGAACTCCTACAGGGACACTAAAGACAGGACAGGTTGGCTATCTAGTGCTGGGGATGAAGGATTCTAAAGAAGCTAAAATTGGAGATACTATAATGCATTTGAgtaaggaaaatgaaactgaaatACTTCCCggatttgaagaacaaaaacCCATGGTATTTGTAGGTGCTTTCCCGGCTGATGGGATTGAGTTCAAAGCGATGGATGATGATATGAGTAGACTTGTTCTCAACGATAGGTCTGTCACTTTGGAGCGTGAGACCTCCAATGCTTTAGGTCAAGGTTGGAGGTTAGGCTTTTTAGGATCGTTGCATGCATCTGTTTTTCGTGAACGattagaaaaagaatatggtTCTAAACTGATCATTACTCAACCCACCGTTCCTTATTTGGTGGAGTTTACTGATGGTACGAAGAAGCTTATAACCAATCCTGATGAGTTTCCAGATGGGGCAACAAAGAGAGTGAACGTTGCTGCTTTTCATGAGCCATTTATAGAGGCAGTTATGACACTGCCCCAAGAATATTTAGGTAACGTCATACGCTTATGCGATAGTAATCGAGGAGAACAAATTGATATAACTTACCTAAACACCAATGGACAAGTGATGTTGAAATATTACCTTCCGCTATCACATCTAGTTGATGACTTTTTTGGTAAATTAAAGTCAGTGTCCAGAGGATTTGCCTCTTTAGATTATGAGGATGCCGGCTATAGAACTTCTGATGTTGTAAAACTGCAACTTTTGGTTAATGGAAATGCTATTGATGCTTTGTCAAGAGTACTTCATAAATCGGAAGTAGAGAGAGTTGGCAGAGAATGggtgaagaaattcaaagagTATGTTAAATCGCAATTATATGAGGTCGTTATCCAGGCCAGAGCTAATAATAAGATAATAGCCAGAGAGACAATTAAggcaagaagaaaagatgtTCTCCAAAAGCTGCATGCTTCTGACGTCTcacgaagaaaaaaacttttggcaaaacaaaaagaggGTAAAAAGCATATGAAAACTGTAGGtaatattcaaattaaCCAAGAAGCATACCAAGCTTTTTTGCGCCGTTAG
- the ATP14 gene encoding F1F0 ATP synthase subunit h (Subunit h of the F0 sector of mitochondrial F1F0 ATP synthase~similar to YLR295C) → MFPVASRRILLNASVLPMRLCNRNFATTRISYNVIQDLYLRELKETKLAPTTLQDAEGNVKPWNPPKKPSLPQLELQGPDALKAYTEQNVETAHVAKESAEGESEPIEDDWLVLDDAEETKESH, encoded by the coding sequence ATGTTTCCTGTCGCCTCCAGAAGAATACTGCTCAATGCTTCGGTCCTACCAATGAGATTGTGCAATAGAAATTTTGCTACTACAAGAATATCCTATAACGTCATACAAGACTTGTATTTAAGGGAGCTAAAAGAAACTAAGCTGGCTCCAACTACCTTACAAGATGCTGAAGGTAATGTTAAGCCTTGGAACCCACCAAAAAAACCAAGTCTACCACAATTAGAACTTCAGGGCCCAGATGCTTTAAAAGCTTACACTGAGCAGAACGTAGAAACTGCCCATGTCGCCAAGGAGTCCGCAGAGGGTGAGTCAGAACCAATTGAAGACGATTGGCTAGTTCTGGATGATGCCGAGGAAACCAAAGAAAGTCATTAA
- the MEC3 gene encoding Mec3p (DNA damage and meiotic pachytene checkpoint protein~similar to YLR288C) gives MKLKLIVNGCEAPDDYKLLRTTINTVASLRKTAILRFNSERLTIISTPKSSLNSSNNGTILRGDTGQLWCTIPQDVFRLYTVISARELNTITMECNCDSLLSVFKRYDRVMNQGSSSNMTIKLQSMPEWNTNNGTLSGGTAGGVDTTSKPNPICALGITFEEIVHTSGPNDAIVMNGGVDEHNGLPTTVGTGNLLATNKVIMHSFKVPVKLLFRAQDTRIQEPMINYIQLMMYKLPPISGEFGSAFHGFIRRVERYSNVNHIHLMGVKKKEHGNEGDDVELKIIVNELDWHLEICWNGPLDSVIQHQEGNSDNLSQNHNIDTNGQQDEGSLPIVEADKPMSSLYTNTRDREMEENIRYDEDLLRIEDSSVADTRNIYTADTSDDTGFNEVSVMVEKAEQESSSTHEVIIRCKDWKVCSKLYAAFEEVVLAISHDESCVFHCSLDRGSLEDSEDVEKPRERGQIIYYIARSKGL, from the coding sequence atgaaattaaaaTTGATAGTAAATGGTTGTGAAGCGCCAGATGATTACAAATTACTGAGAACTACTATCAATACGGTGGCTTCGCTACGAAAAACGGCTATTTTAAGATTTAATAGCGAAAGGTTGACAATAATATCCACCCCAAAATCATCACTAAACAGTAGTAACAATGGTACAATATTACGAGGAGATACCGGTCAACTTTGGTGTACCATTCCTCAAGATGTATTTAGATTATATACAGTCATATCAGCTCGTGAACTCAATACAATAACCATGGAGTGTAATTGTGATTCCTTATTAAGTGTTTTTAAAAGGTATGATCGAGTAATGAATCAAGGATCTTCTTCTAACATGACCATAAAACTACAGTCAATGCCAGAATGGAATACAAATAACGGAACACTTTCAGGAGGAACAGCAGGGGGTGTAGATACGACGTCAAAACCGAACCCTATTTGTGCTTTAGGTATAAcgtttgaagaaattgtaCATACCAGCGGCCCAAATGATGCTATAGTTATGAATGGGGGAGTGGATGAGCACAATGGTTTACCAACGACAGTAGGCACAGGAAACTTACTCGCAACTAATAAGGTTATCATGCATTCATTCAAAGTACCCGTCAAGTTATTATTCCGTGCACAAGATACGCGGATACAGGAGCCTATGATTAATTATATCCAACTGATGATGTACAAACTGCCCCCAATATCGGGTGAGTTTGGCTCTGCTTTCCACGGGTTTATTAGGCGCGTTGAACGGTATAGTAATGTCAACCACATTCATTTGATGGgagtcaaaaaaaaagagcatGGAAATGAGGGAGATGACGTAGAGCTTAAGATAATTGTGAATGAATTGGATTGGCATTTGGAAATATGTTGGAATGGGCCCTTAGATTCTGTGATACAACATCAAGAAGGAAACTCTGACAATCTTTCCCAAAACCACAACATCGACACAAACGGCCAGCAGGACGAAGGATCTCTTCCCATTGTCGAAGCAGATAAACCAATGTCTTCATTATATACCAATACTAGAGATCGAGAgatggaagaaaatatccGCTACGATGAAGATTTATTAAGAATTGAGGATAGCTCGGTTGCAGATACGCGAAACATCTACACAGCCGACACCAGCGATGATACTGGATTCAACGAGGTATCTGTTATGGTGGAAAAGGCAGAACAGGAAAGTTCATCTACCCATGAAGTAATAATCCGTTGCAAAGATTGGAAAGTCTGTTCCAAGTTATACGCAgcatttgaagaagttgtcTTGGCGATTTCTCACGACGAATCCTGTGTATTCCACTGTTCGTTAGATCGTGGTAGTTTGGAAGATAGCGAAGATGTGGAAAAACCAAGGGAAAGAGGACAAATTATATACTATATAGCAAGATCGAAGGGCTTGTAA
- the COQ11 gene encoding ubiquinone biosynthesis protein COQ11 (similar to YLR290C) yields the protein MIPKLIVFGGNGFLGKRICQEAVTAGYQVVSVSRSGKAPQSNELNDKQWMREVQWAAADIFKPDSYHELLKDASNVVHSLGILLENENYKQTLSKTPTNDSKSYLLSFGAGPNPLKKSSPYFTYEMMNKQSAIILADTFKQEILKKSKKEQTKANERSFTYISADKGFPMIPSGYINSKREAEIELEKMQKYFRPVIMRPGFMFDERRNAIGPRSFIHTALELLYCGNKFLLQNKLQFMNDLIRPTVSTQQVSKSVLTKIKNPDFKGVVTLEEILKT from the coding sequence ATGATACCAAAGCTTATAGTTTTTGGGGGGAATGGATTTTTAGGCAAAAGGATTTGCCAAGAAGCGGTAACTGCAGGCTATCAAGTCGTTTCTGTGTCAAGGTCCGGTAAAGCTCCTCAAAGCAACGAATTAAATGATAAACAATGGATGCGGGAGGTACAATGGGCCGCAGCTGACATTTTTAAACCAGATTCTTATCATGAATTATTGAAAGATGCTTCTAACGTAGTTCATTCTTTGGGAATTCTCctggaaaatgaaaattatAAGCAGACTCTATCCAAAACCCCTACAAATGACTCAAAATCATACCTTTTATCTTTTGGTGCAGGTCCAAatcctttaaaaaaaagtagcCCTTATTTCACTTATGAAATGATGAATAAGCAAAGTGCTATTATTTTGGCAGATACATTTAAACAAgaaatattaaagaaaagcaagaagGAGCAGACAAAAGCAAATGAAAGATCTTTTACATATATTTCCGCCGATAAAGGTTTTCCAATGATTCCTAGTGGCTACATTAATTCGAAAAGGGAGGCTGAGAttgaattagaaaaaatgcAGAAATATTTCAGGCCTGTCATTATGAGGCCTGGTTTTATGTTTGATGAACGTAGAAATGCAATTGGACCGCGATCTTTTATTCACACTGCTCTTGAATTGCTTTACTGCGGTAACAAATTTCTACTACAAAATAAGCTGCAGTTTATGAACGATTTAATTAGGCCAACAGTATCCACTCAGCAGGTAAGCAAGTCCGTCTTAACAAAGATCAAAAATCCAGATTTTAAAGGGGTGGTTACACTTGAGGAAATACTCAAGACATAA